From one Parambassis ranga chromosome 5, fParRan2.1, whole genome shotgun sequence genomic stretch:
- the setd5 gene encoding SET domain-containing protein 5 isoform X3 — MTGSRGLRLSGTSTLEWLIAVVGSLPESVEASPAVNEKNYNHSCGSAQSHGYQRLPYAMQQSSVVCCQDHNYGAPPPPTPPASPLSQTIIPRLDLNGLVRSSHYNETNEDNSADSDSSSEEDEEAVANWCHCTLTPGSLLIKCDNCRVLDRRKGAESQHRKTENISAGESSATESGDEEVSPSTISYTATQHTPTSIKLTVNRVKKSKSKKRKKSTDKARGTPKSKKVKAFREGSRKSMRMKNSTTEASVLDENTAEGWESKIRQWTDQYEEALANQYSADVQTLLQLHRTASATVSKAESGTTTPPATAQIHALVDPMDTINRTELACNNTVLGSQMQLQLGRVTRVQKHRKILRAAKSLEPDALIIEYRGKVMLKQQFEVNGHFFKKPYPFVLFYSKFNNVEMCVDARTFGNDARFIRRSCTPNAEVRHMIAEGMIHLCIYAVSQIAKDAEVTIGFDYEFTSCNYKVDCACHKGNQNCPVQKHNLSPMENLLSPPCLPQHSLVGAETRRRKARRKELEGWLASDNNHTLDQQQVTKDLQGTSDTEERLQDEVKVEQGEEGEVDDNGIVISTKRTFNTLERKKRRVGEMEIKEDGVETDDGTGHLAANTPIAHNAGVGISTRRTTYVMESPPGEAKTSLPNLPAPSAPPKPARPSKARPKSRISRYRSSSLRARRQRQALAQQAAAAAVTSVAATPVSADQSATLDEEGSQGPYGAESVHGESSLVGNLLDGDGLNCISRGNLRYPKTKKYLVTEWLNDKIPAGDKILQEVLVERPLRITTDPTVLATTLNMLPGLSHSSLICTTPRHYVRFGSPFNPERRRPRPLQMDGTYGCYKKRWIKQVEDECCSASVEDGTESTSSQQSTSSRSTPNPLSSELNAPFKKRHSKYVLETTPSPSDLLHPLSPITPPLPEESLHPLLHTPCGSLSLLPNGLPYSPMPSLPASRCNTPLQFENISSPEASPAHRPQSISPEPCLQTDFDAFRPQFPDLSLSSSLESPVAVMSDDFSLSGGQDSQGPLSIGACSLNPASCPSSDLNPQNKEQAFRTEFNLIYTCSPLNANLGNPVTANRHLSQSEGGFSPSQSFRSSISSQGLVGDGGPGSMSPYGEPQYVGRYPDSVTPPYTSNPPQKKKRANQHTISLLTGKPDYQAITVRSEYEPVQNMVSLLEYRKRKQGSSRDSDPASSNSSLGGTPTRSGYHYSKDSHPPHSYQQMQPPASPHSSISSLAHTPSIPQIEEVSPPDHHGPPVQSRQQDTNQWMVPTTVELLREGQGVLERVLRSIKMEHIYKRSNSFTEKESADCYEMQAVSMVSPVKSPHTYSPSVYSNQSTESRQADSPSFLQQTSSSPFRGSYSPSSSQSFFPHLAGLSQDHLPTSYPRSPVGSHQHSDTSNVEGGHGYSCLKGSRLNSSGLVGAPIPRARAHGQTKIDLGSQASRVTQQQATQRPNSQSGSPSQAVLQASSKLQSGSGPAHCSQRGTNLSQFQHSPLQGPGVRTQSGTF, encoded by the exons ATGACCGGGAGCCGTGGGCTACGGCTCAGCGGTACTTCAACTCTGGAGTGGTTGATTGCTGTAGTTGGATCCCT CCCTGAGTCAGTTGAAGCAAGCCCTGCAGTCAATGAGAAAAACTATAACCACAGCTGTGGGAGTGCACAGAGCCATGGGTATCAGAGACTACCCTATGCT ATGCAACAGTCTTCCGTTGTGTGTTGTCAGGATCACAActatggtgcaccccctccccCTACCCCACccgcctcccctctctcccaaACCATTATTCCCCGTTTGGATCTCAATGGCCTGGTACGCAGTTCCCACTACAATGAAACTAATGAGGACAACTCGGCCGACAGTGATAGTTCctcagaggaagatgaagaagccGTAGCTAACTGGTGTCATTGCACCCTGACTCCAGGCAGCTTGCTCATTAAATGTGACAACTGCAG GGTACTGGACAGGAGGAAAGGAGCAGAGAGCCAacacagaaaaactgaaaatatcTCTG CTGGAGAGAGTAGTGCAACAGAGAGTGGTGATGAAGAGGTGTCACCCTCCACTATTTCCTATACTGCCACTCAGCACACACCCACCAGCATCAAACTCACTGTcaacagagtaaaaaaaagcaaatcaaaaaagaggaagaagagcacaGACAAAGCTCGTGGCACACCGAAGAGCAAGAAAGTTAAG gccTTCAGAGAAGGTTCTAGGAAGTCCATGAGGATGAAG AACTCAACCACAGAGGCCAGTGTGCTGGATGAGAACACAGCAGAAGGTTGGGAGAGCAAAATCCGCCAGTGGACAGACCAGTACGAAGAGGCTCTTGCCAACCAGTACAGCGCTGATGTCCAGACATTGCTCCAGCTTCACCGCACTGCTAGCGCCACAGTCTCAAAGGCAGAGAGCGGCACTACAACACCCCCTGCCACAGCACAAATCCATGCCTTAGTTGACCCAATGGACACTATTAATCGCACTGAACTGGCCTGTAATAACACAGTGCTGGGCTCACAGATGCAG CTCCAGCTTGGCCGGGTAACACGGGTGCAGAAACACAGGAAGATCCTTAGAGCCGCAAAAAGCCTGGAGCCAGATGCACTCATTATTGAATATCGGGGAAAAGTCATGCTTAAACAACAGTTTGAAGTCAACGGACACTTCTTCAAAAA ACCCTACCCTTTTGTGCTGTTCTACTCAAAATTTAACAATGTAGAGATGTGTGTTGATGCGAGGACCTTTGGAAATGATGCCCGATTCATTAGGAGGTCCTGTACACCCAATGCTGAG GTCCGACATATGATTGCTGAAGGCATGATCCATCTGTGTATTTACGCTGTCAGTCAAATCGCAAAGGATGCTGAGGTCACTATTGGATTTGACTACGAGTTCACTAGCTG TAATTACAAAGTGGACTGTGCCTGTCATAAGGGCAACCAGAACTGCCCTGTCCAGAAGCACAACCTGAGTCCCATGGAGAACTTGCTGAGTCCACCCTGCCTGCCACAACACTCCTTGGTTGGTGCTGAAACCCGCCGGAGAAAAGCTCGTAGGAAAGAGTTGGAAGGCTGGCTGGCTAGTGACAATAATCATACCCTGGACCAGCAGCAGGTGACGAAAGATCTGCAGGGGACCAGTGACACAgag GAGAGACTGCAAGATGAAGTTAAGGTGGAacagggagaggaaggagaggtggATGACAATGGGATTGTAATTTCCACTAAAAGA ACTTTTAACACCCTGGAACGGAAAAAGAGGCGAGTCGGAGAAATGGAAATAAAGGAGGATGGTGTGGAAACTGATGATGGGACAGGACACCTTGCTGCGAATACCCCCATAGCTCACAACGCTGGTGTAGGGATCAGCACACGACGCACCACTTATGTTATG GAATCTCCACCTGGTGAGGCGAAGACCTCATTACCCAACCTGCCTGCACCATCTGCTCCTCCAAAACCTGCACGCCCTTCCAAGGCTCGGCCCAAAAGTCGAATATCTCGCTACCGGTCAAGCTCATTGCGTGCGCGGCGGCAGCGCCAAGCTCTTGCTCAGCAGGCAGCAGCCGCTGCAGTTACATCAGTGGCAGCAACGCCCGTATCAGCTGATCAGAGTGCTACTCTGGATGAGGAGGGATCTCAAGGCCCATATGGTGCTGAATCTGTCCATGGGGAAAGCAGCCTTGTAGGTAATCTCCTAGATGGAGATGGCCTAAACTGCATAAGCAGAGGCAACCTGCGCTACCCCAAGACCAAGAAG tACCTGGTGACAGAGTGGTTGAATGACAAAATCCCTGCAGGCGATAAGATCCTACAAGAGGTGCTTGTTGAACGTCCACTGCGAATAACCACTGACCCCACAGTGCTGGCCACCACCCTCAACATGCTTCCGGGCCTCTCCCACTCATCGCTTATCTGTACCACACCCAGACACTACGTCCGCTTTGGGTCTCCGTTCAATCCTGAGAGACGCCGGCCTCGTCCACTCCAGATGGATGGTACTTATGGCTGCTACAAaaag AGATGGATCAAACAGGTGGAGGACGAGTGCTGCTCAGCCAGTGTGGAGGATGGCACAGAGTCCACCTCCTCCCAGCAAAGTACTAGTAGCAGATCCACCCCCAACCCCCTGTCCAGTG AACTTAATGCACCATTTAAAAAGCGCCATTCAAAGTACGTGCTGGAGACAACACCATCACCTTCGGACCTACTTCACCCACTGTCACCGATCACACCGCCACTGCCAGAGGAGTCCCTCCACCCACTTCTCCACACTCCCTGTGGCTCCCTTTCCCTGCTGCCAAATGGCCTCCCCTACTCACCCATGCCCTCACTGCCTGCCAGTCGCTGCAATACACCGCTGCAGTTTGAA AACATATCATCTCCAGAGGCATCGCCTGCGCATCGACCACAGTCCATCTCTCCGGAG CCATGTCTTCAGACAGACTTTGATGCCTTTCGCCCTCAGTTTCCAGACCTGTCACTCTCCTCCAGCTTGGAGAGCCCTGTGGCTGTAATGTCGGATGACTTTTCCCTTTCTGGCGGCCAAGATTCCCAAGGCCCATTGTCCATAGGGGCCTGTTCCCTTAACCCAGCGTCATGCCCTTCCTCTGACCTCAACCCTCAAAACAAGGAGCAGGCCTTCAGGACAGAGTTCAACCTCATATACACCTGCTCACCTCTGAACGCAAACCTGGGAAACCCTGTGACTGCCAACCGGCACCTCTCCCAGTCCGAGGGAGGCTTCTCGCCCTCACAGTCCTTCCGCAGTTCCATAAGCAGCCAAGGGCTGGTGGGAGATGGGGGACCGGGCTCCATGTCACCCTATGGCGAGCCCCAATATGTGGGAAGATACCCAGATAGTGTCACACCTCCTTACACCAGCAACCCaccacaaaaaaagaag AGGGCCAACCAGCATACCATTAGTCTGCTGACAGGAAAGCCAGATTACCAGGCTATAACAGTAAGAAGTGAATACGAGCCAGTACAAAATATG GTGTCTTTGCTGGAATACCGTAAAAGGAAGCAGGGCAGCAGTCGAGACTCTGATCCAGCCAGCAGCAACTCCTCTCTAGGTGGCACGCCTACGCGTTCTGGCTACCACTACAGCAAGGATTCCCATCCTCCTCATTCCTATCAACAGATGCAGCCCCCTGCCTCCCCTCACAGCTCCATCTCTTCCCTAGCTCATACACCCTCTATTCCACAGATAGAGGAGGTTAGTCCCCCAGACCACCATGGCCCACCAGTGCAGTCCAGACAACAAGACACCAACCAGTG GATGGTCCCCACAACTGTTGAACTCCTGAGGGAAGGCCAGGGAGTTCTGGAGCGAGTGCTAAGGAGTATCAAGATGGAACACATTTATAAGAGAAGTAACAGCTTCACAGAGAAGGAATCTG CAGATTGTTATGAGATGCAGGCAGTATCCATGGTTTCTCCCGTGAAGagtccacacacatacagccccTCTGTGTACTCAAACCAG TCCACAGAAAGCCGACAAGCTGACAGTCCGTCATTCCTCCAGCAAACCTCCAGCTCTCCATTCCGGGGTTCCTACAGTCCCTCATCCAGTCAGAGCTTCTTCCCACACCTTGCAGGACTGTCCCAGGATCACCTTCCCACCTCCTACCCAAGGTCACCAGTGGGCTCTCACCAGCATAGTGACACCAGTAATGTGGAGGGAGGTCATGGCTACAGCTGCTTGAAAGGAAGCCGTTTAAACAGTAGTGGCCTGGTAGGGGCTCCAATCCCAAGAGCCAGGGCACATGGGCAGACTAAAATAGATTTGGGATCCCAGGCCTCCAGAGTGACCCAGCAACAGGCAACTCAAAGACCAAACTCACAGTCGGGTAGTCCAAGCCAGGCAGTGCTGCAGGCCAGCTCCAAGCTACAGTCAGGCTCTGGACCAGCACACTGCTCACAGCGAGGTACTAACCTGAGTCAGTTTCAGCACTCCCCCCTCCAGGGACCTGGAGTAAGGACGCAATCAGGAACCTTTTAG
- the setd5 gene encoding SET domain-containing protein 5 isoform X8: MTGSRGLRLSGTSTLEWLIAVVGSLPESVEASPAVNEKNYNHSCGSAQSHGYQRLPYAMQQSSVVCCQDHNYGAPPPPTPPASPLSQTIIPRLDLNGLVRSSHYNETNEDNSADSDSSSEEDEEAVANWCHCTLTPGSLLIKCDNCRVLDRRKGAESQHRKTENISAGESSATESGDEEVSPSTISYTATQHTPTSIKLTVNRVKKSKSKKRKKSTDKARGTPKSKKVKAFREGSRKSMRMKNSTTEASVLDENTAEGWESKIRQWTDQYEEALANQYSADVQTLLQLHRTASATVSKAESGTTTPPATAQIHALVDPMDTINRTELACNNTVLGSQMQLQLGRVTRVQKHRKILRAAKSLEPDALIIEYRGKVMLKQQFEVNGHFFKKPYPFVLFYSKFNNVEMCVDARTFGNDARFIRRSCTPNAEVRHMIAEGMIHLCIYAVSQIAKDAEVTIGFDYEFTSCNYKVDCACHKGNQNCPVQKHNLSPMENLLSPPCLPQHSLVGAETRRRKARRKELEGWLASDNNHTLDQQQVTKDLQGTSDTEERLQDEVKVEQGEEGEVDDNGIVISTKRTFNTLERKKRRVGEMEIKEDGVETDDGTGHLAANTPIAHNAGVGISTRRTTYVMESPPGEAKTSLPNLPAPSAPPKPARPSKARPKSRISRYRSSSLRARRQRQALAQQAAAAAVTSVAATPVSADQSATLDEEGSQGPYGAESVHGESSLVGNLLDGDGLNCISRGNLRYPKTKKYLVTEWLNDKIPAGDKILQEVLVERPLRITTDPTVLATTLNMLPGLSHSSLICTTPRHYVRFGSPFNPERRRPRPLQMDGTYGCYKKRWIKQVEDECCSASVEDGTESTSSQQSTSSRSTPNPLSSELNAPFKKRHSKYVLETTPSPSDLLHPLSPITPPLPEESLHPLLHTPCGSLSLLPNGLPYSPMPSLPASRCNTPLQFENISSPEASPAHRPQSISPEPCLQTDFDAFRPQFPDLSLSSSLESPVAVMSDDFSLSGGQDSQGPLSIGACSLNPASCPSSDLNPQNKEQAFRTEFNLIYTCSPLNANLGNPVTANRHLSQSEGGFSPSQSFRSSISSQGLVGDGGPGSMSPYGEPQYVGRYPDSVTPPYTSNPPQKKKVSLLEYRKRKQGSSRDSDPASSNSSLGGTPTRSGYHYSKDSHPPHSYQQMQPPASPHSSISSLAHTPSIPQIEEVSPPDHHGPPVQSRQQDTNQWMVPTTVELLREGQGVLERVLRSIKMEHIYKRSNSFTEKESEADCYEMQAVSMVSPVKSPHTYSPSVYSNQSTESRQADSPSFLQQTSSSPFRGSYSPSSSQSFFPHLAGLSQDHLPTSYPRSPVGSHQHSDTSNVEGGHGYSCLKGSRLNSSGLVGAPIPRARAHGQTKIDLGSQASRVTQQQATQRPNSQSGSPSQAVLQASSKLQSGSGPAHCSQRGTNLSQFQHSPLQGPGVRTQSGTF; this comes from the exons ATGACCGGGAGCCGTGGGCTACGGCTCAGCGGTACTTCAACTCTGGAGTGGTTGATTGCTGTAGTTGGATCCCT CCCTGAGTCAGTTGAAGCAAGCCCTGCAGTCAATGAGAAAAACTATAACCACAGCTGTGGGAGTGCACAGAGCCATGGGTATCAGAGACTACCCTATGCT ATGCAACAGTCTTCCGTTGTGTGTTGTCAGGATCACAActatggtgcaccccctccccCTACCCCACccgcctcccctctctcccaaACCATTATTCCCCGTTTGGATCTCAATGGCCTGGTACGCAGTTCCCACTACAATGAAACTAATGAGGACAACTCGGCCGACAGTGATAGTTCctcagaggaagatgaagaagccGTAGCTAACTGGTGTCATTGCACCCTGACTCCAGGCAGCTTGCTCATTAAATGTGACAACTGCAG GGTACTGGACAGGAGGAAAGGAGCAGAGAGCCAacacagaaaaactgaaaatatcTCTG CTGGAGAGAGTAGTGCAACAGAGAGTGGTGATGAAGAGGTGTCACCCTCCACTATTTCCTATACTGCCACTCAGCACACACCCACCAGCATCAAACTCACTGTcaacagagtaaaaaaaagcaaatcaaaaaagaggaagaagagcacaGACAAAGCTCGTGGCACACCGAAGAGCAAGAAAGTTAAG gccTTCAGAGAAGGTTCTAGGAAGTCCATGAGGATGAAG AACTCAACCACAGAGGCCAGTGTGCTGGATGAGAACACAGCAGAAGGTTGGGAGAGCAAAATCCGCCAGTGGACAGACCAGTACGAAGAGGCTCTTGCCAACCAGTACAGCGCTGATGTCCAGACATTGCTCCAGCTTCACCGCACTGCTAGCGCCACAGTCTCAAAGGCAGAGAGCGGCACTACAACACCCCCTGCCACAGCACAAATCCATGCCTTAGTTGACCCAATGGACACTATTAATCGCACTGAACTGGCCTGTAATAACACAGTGCTGGGCTCACAGATGCAG CTCCAGCTTGGCCGGGTAACACGGGTGCAGAAACACAGGAAGATCCTTAGAGCCGCAAAAAGCCTGGAGCCAGATGCACTCATTATTGAATATCGGGGAAAAGTCATGCTTAAACAACAGTTTGAAGTCAACGGACACTTCTTCAAAAA ACCCTACCCTTTTGTGCTGTTCTACTCAAAATTTAACAATGTAGAGATGTGTGTTGATGCGAGGACCTTTGGAAATGATGCCCGATTCATTAGGAGGTCCTGTACACCCAATGCTGAG GTCCGACATATGATTGCTGAAGGCATGATCCATCTGTGTATTTACGCTGTCAGTCAAATCGCAAAGGATGCTGAGGTCACTATTGGATTTGACTACGAGTTCACTAGCTG TAATTACAAAGTGGACTGTGCCTGTCATAAGGGCAACCAGAACTGCCCTGTCCAGAAGCACAACCTGAGTCCCATGGAGAACTTGCTGAGTCCACCCTGCCTGCCACAACACTCCTTGGTTGGTGCTGAAACCCGCCGGAGAAAAGCTCGTAGGAAAGAGTTGGAAGGCTGGCTGGCTAGTGACAATAATCATACCCTGGACCAGCAGCAGGTGACGAAAGATCTGCAGGGGACCAGTGACACAgag GAGAGACTGCAAGATGAAGTTAAGGTGGAacagggagaggaaggagaggtggATGACAATGGGATTGTAATTTCCACTAAAAGA ACTTTTAACACCCTGGAACGGAAAAAGAGGCGAGTCGGAGAAATGGAAATAAAGGAGGATGGTGTGGAAACTGATGATGGGACAGGACACCTTGCTGCGAATACCCCCATAGCTCACAACGCTGGTGTAGGGATCAGCACACGACGCACCACTTATGTTATG GAATCTCCACCTGGTGAGGCGAAGACCTCATTACCCAACCTGCCTGCACCATCTGCTCCTCCAAAACCTGCACGCCCTTCCAAGGCTCGGCCCAAAAGTCGAATATCTCGCTACCGGTCAAGCTCATTGCGTGCGCGGCGGCAGCGCCAAGCTCTTGCTCAGCAGGCAGCAGCCGCTGCAGTTACATCAGTGGCAGCAACGCCCGTATCAGCTGATCAGAGTGCTACTCTGGATGAGGAGGGATCTCAAGGCCCATATGGTGCTGAATCTGTCCATGGGGAAAGCAGCCTTGTAGGTAATCTCCTAGATGGAGATGGCCTAAACTGCATAAGCAGAGGCAACCTGCGCTACCCCAAGACCAAGAAG tACCTGGTGACAGAGTGGTTGAATGACAAAATCCCTGCAGGCGATAAGATCCTACAAGAGGTGCTTGTTGAACGTCCACTGCGAATAACCACTGACCCCACAGTGCTGGCCACCACCCTCAACATGCTTCCGGGCCTCTCCCACTCATCGCTTATCTGTACCACACCCAGACACTACGTCCGCTTTGGGTCTCCGTTCAATCCTGAGAGACGCCGGCCTCGTCCACTCCAGATGGATGGTACTTATGGCTGCTACAAaaag AGATGGATCAAACAGGTGGAGGACGAGTGCTGCTCAGCCAGTGTGGAGGATGGCACAGAGTCCACCTCCTCCCAGCAAAGTACTAGTAGCAGATCCACCCCCAACCCCCTGTCCAGTG AACTTAATGCACCATTTAAAAAGCGCCATTCAAAGTACGTGCTGGAGACAACACCATCACCTTCGGACCTACTTCACCCACTGTCACCGATCACACCGCCACTGCCAGAGGAGTCCCTCCACCCACTTCTCCACACTCCCTGTGGCTCCCTTTCCCTGCTGCCAAATGGCCTCCCCTACTCACCCATGCCCTCACTGCCTGCCAGTCGCTGCAATACACCGCTGCAGTTTGAA AACATATCATCTCCAGAGGCATCGCCTGCGCATCGACCACAGTCCATCTCTCCGGAG CCATGTCTTCAGACAGACTTTGATGCCTTTCGCCCTCAGTTTCCAGACCTGTCACTCTCCTCCAGCTTGGAGAGCCCTGTGGCTGTAATGTCGGATGACTTTTCCCTTTCTGGCGGCCAAGATTCCCAAGGCCCATTGTCCATAGGGGCCTGTTCCCTTAACCCAGCGTCATGCCCTTCCTCTGACCTCAACCCTCAAAACAAGGAGCAGGCCTTCAGGACAGAGTTCAACCTCATATACACCTGCTCACCTCTGAACGCAAACCTGGGAAACCCTGTGACTGCCAACCGGCACCTCTCCCAGTCCGAGGGAGGCTTCTCGCCCTCACAGTCCTTCCGCAGTTCCATAAGCAGCCAAGGGCTGGTGGGAGATGGGGGACCGGGCTCCATGTCACCCTATGGCGAGCCCCAATATGTGGGAAGATACCCAGATAGTGTCACACCTCCTTACACCAGCAACCCaccacaaaaaaagaag GTGTCTTTGCTGGAATACCGTAAAAGGAAGCAGGGCAGCAGTCGAGACTCTGATCCAGCCAGCAGCAACTCCTCTCTAGGTGGCACGCCTACGCGTTCTGGCTACCACTACAGCAAGGATTCCCATCCTCCTCATTCCTATCAACAGATGCAGCCCCCTGCCTCCCCTCACAGCTCCATCTCTTCCCTAGCTCATACACCCTCTATTCCACAGATAGAGGAGGTTAGTCCCCCAGACCACCATGGCCCACCAGTGCAGTCCAGACAACAAGACACCAACCAGTG GATGGTCCCCACAACTGTTGAACTCCTGAGGGAAGGCCAGGGAGTTCTGGAGCGAGTGCTAAGGAGTATCAAGATGGAACACATTTATAAGAGAAGTAACAGCTTCACAGAGAAGGAATCTG AAGCAGATTGTTATGAGATGCAGGCAGTATCCATGGTTTCTCCCGTGAAGagtccacacacatacagccccTCTGTGTACTCAAACCAG TCCACAGAAAGCCGACAAGCTGACAGTCCGTCATTCCTCCAGCAAACCTCCAGCTCTCCATTCCGGGGTTCCTACAGTCCCTCATCCAGTCAGAGCTTCTTCCCACACCTTGCAGGACTGTCCCAGGATCACCTTCCCACCTCCTACCCAAGGTCACCAGTGGGCTCTCACCAGCATAGTGACACCAGTAATGTGGAGGGAGGTCATGGCTACAGCTGCTTGAAAGGAAGCCGTTTAAACAGTAGTGGCCTGGTAGGGGCTCCAATCCCAAGAGCCAGGGCACATGGGCAGACTAAAATAGATTTGGGATCCCAGGCCTCCAGAGTGACCCAGCAACAGGCAACTCAAAGACCAAACTCACAGTCGGGTAGTCCAAGCCAGGCAGTGCTGCAGGCCAGCTCCAAGCTACAGTCAGGCTCTGGACCAGCACACTGCTCACAGCGAGGTACTAACCTGAGTCAGTTTCAGCACTCCCCCCTCCAGGGACCTGGAGTAAGGACGCAATCAGGAACCTTTTAG